The segment ATATGGCGATTTGGGGGCAACCAACACGTCGAGTAGGTCCATAAATATCTCATATAATGCTTAAAACTTGTACCTAGAAGTCAGGGTGTTACAATAGAggattgatatgtgtatttttatatatatatttatacactttatcttaatattttggccttatttattctattttagaactaaaaagtactcataatgctttgaattatgttttgcagctatttgttgccgatgaaccacaaaagaaaagactgaatcgGGAACCGggtttagaagctaaaagaaatcaaaattgctgaaaaagtgagtacgccccgcgtaaggaaatattacgcgccgcgtacacccttgcaccggatagacttgatcgcgtgattatcttgagtacgcgctgcgtaatcctaagtacgcccagcgtacttaggtcggccacaaagattataaatatcgatttttagctaaccaggaggggggattcgacttctaacctaatttagtcgataattaacttctgttaagccgttttgagggtctagaaggcggccggaaggccgttaagctaacgggagcggagatcggaaggattggagagcggatacatgttgattatcatatggtttgctgacgtgaccatgtttagcattctatggtggtacttttctgtatttagtttctgatttaggtgtaaaaaccttttactttgtgtttatgattgaatgaagctttgattattagactaattgctatattaaatagtttatttgtgtttaatttatcttgccaagcttgttaaaagatccttatgtgttaatgatgattattttctgttaattgttaagtgaattaagttgtatgaacatctgcttgatttacttgtctcttatgatttttgatgaccatcgagattataagactagaaataacgaatgtgaaactaggattaacttgagaataagtaagttaatgtgtgagccttgtttgatgaccatcatcaagaggttgattaaatgtctacattgattaactatatttacaagtcttgcttgatacgaactgaacactaggaagcatgttagtttaatcaactgatcactgtttgaattgacttgtttgctaaaggattagttatagtgaacgcgaatctaatcattttaggaatcggtgaacattgaataaatgaatttgtgtatgcaattgtctatgttttaaggtgtaatttatctaaacccaagtacctgaagagatgtgctttcctgttagtttatcgagagttgttaattgatttattaaaccattttattattttcgtgtaacctgtaacctataatcaaatatattaagttaatccaccgttccctgtgatcgacacccgacttacctaagctatactgtaatctgactaggtacactgcctataagtgcatagatagtctaagtttgttaggttataaatattaaaattagtgggtacttttgtgcacatcaaggatttttataacttataagcAAATACATTTTCTTATAAATGGTAATGTTGAAGAAGGATTTAGGTTACCTAACATCAACAATTATAGTTGCTTATCGTCTTGTCATTGTTGGTTGGAAGGCAGTTTCATAGAATCTGTATGGTGTTGGCGTTGGTGGTCTTGTCTTGAAAGATTCACGGACTTGAATTCCATACTTATCAGCCATGGCTGCAGTTGTTGCTACTGCGAGGCTTTCCTTACTTAGCAATAAATGGGATAGAGTAAAAAAATGATATCAGTTGAAAAAACTGATAGAAAAACCTTTTTTAATCAACTTATGTACAGGAAAAACTCAAAGTAAGAAATTAATGATGTAACAGATCAAAAATCTATATTTTGCATTTTAACAAACACTCGGTGGGCATAACTCAGTTAAGGTTTTACTAAGCTTCAGAATGGAGAATCAAAAAAGCAACAAAATCAAATAAGAAAAAAGAGTTTTGATGCTTCTTTAGCAGTTGAAGAACATATTTTTTACCCACCCATTGCTCCCTCCTATCATCATTTTAACAATCATACAACATCCTTATGTGTTTTTACAACTCAAATTGTATTGACAAAAGGAGTTTGAAGATAGACTAAAAGAACACGTATCATATTAGCCATCAACCCAAAAAAATCCAGTATTCGAAATCAATAAAAAATCAGTAAAAAAGCTGAGAGCACATACGaacatacatgtaaaaaaaactagaaaagtTGATGAATTACCTCTGCTTTTTTGCCTATATCAGGATAGAGACCTGAACCTTTCCCTTTCTCCATTCTCCTTTTCCATCTATATATATTACCCTCAATCTGTCATATAAAATTCCACTGACAGAATAATACAATCGAAGTAATAGAACAacataagaagaaaaaaaatggcCGTTGGTGACAGAAATCGAGAAGAGAAATCAACACATTAAACCATTGGACTAAAACGCACTGGAAAGCTGAAACCCAAAAACTCGAAAGTGAAGAAAAAAAGAAGGATCCCAAAGAATTTATGAAAACATATTGAAAACGATGGTGGTGGAAGTATTGGCCAAGAAAAACGGTGGCATCAACTAGGGATGGAAATAGTGAATATGCCGAAAATATTGTGGTGGCGGGTGTTCTGGTAATCCTTTAGGAGAGAAGACGTAGAAGATGGAGAGAAGTCAAAGTAGAGTAGTAAATTGATGGTTGAAGATGAAAGAAATTAGGAGGAGATTGATTCATAGAGATAAGAGAAAGGAATTCATACATGAACGAAACATGAAGCACAACAGATGTCAGTGAAGCAGCTCTGTAACCATTCTAATAGAGTATCAAAGGCGGTGTTGACTGAAAATTAAAGCAAGTAAAATGGGTAAAGTTTTAAACGAAAAGGAGAAAACCAAACAGTGGTCGTATTGGCAGTCAGAAAGGATCGAGAGGAAAGAAATGTTTGAGATGAAGCTGTAAACCCAGACGAAAAAGTCGAGCGGAAGAAACTGGAACGATGGTAGCTATATAAGAGGCAGTGGGAGGAAAAGGGTAGGAACGACATTAAAGGTATGTAGAAGAAAAAAAAGAAGTGGTAAACGATTCGCCAACAGAAGAAGAGAGAAAAAACTAACACAAATATGGTGGCTCTTGCCATCAAATCACGtggaaacaattatcttaaagaatggaaaagggaaaaaaataaaaggaaacccaacaaacaaaaaaggaaaaaaaaattctCACCAATCAGAACAAAGAATTATTCACAAGTGGGCTTatctttttattatatttataaaatatacaagataatgacttaaaattataatatattttttttattgagtATTTTTCATCTATATTAATCTATTCAACTTGTTTATATATTTCTTACTTTGTAaacatttagtctttaatattttttttcaaaataagtctttgttgtttttgtacacattaaatacttatgacaTGTTTCTTTAAGTTTTTCTCCTGATATCCTACGTGAGACAATCGTTAATGAGGTGTTCGGGGTTGTTGATGCTATGGTCATCGCGACATCGGCTGTTTGATTGCTTAGGTATTGTGTTATGTTTAGCTATTGTGTTCTGAACGTCATAACTTTTTTATATGATCTCGGATTCTAagatatttatatccacgtgttcgtATTTAAgactactacgactttcgtttaaatTACTCcagttaaaaagtaatatataattttaattacgattttataaaaataaaaaaaataaaaaataaaaaataaaaaaaaaccgtTCATACATACATTTATAAAGAACGTATGGATATAAtgatcataaaaaaaaaatatattacattttaacggaagtaatctaaacaaaagttgtaataGACTCAAAATACGAAGAAGTGATTATAAAAATCGTCAAAATccgaaatcatatgaaaaagttACCCAATAGTTGAGGCCGCAATGGGCATAAGCATCAACAACCCCCAGCACCTCTTTAATGATTGTCTCACATAAGatgttatgaaaaaaaaaacttaaagaaaTAGGTCATAAGTACTGACTGAGCACAAAAACAACAATGATATATGTTGGaacaaaaaatattaaagactaaaaaaaaaaaaaaaaaaaacaaaaaaaaaaaaaaaaaaaaaaacatcaatgaCTAAATATCGACAAAATATTATAGTTTAAATAAATTGAAATGACAAATATAAAAAAGAATTTTATTTTTTGGTCAATGATAAAATATGGGGTGTTGCTAACAAGACATCCTTTAACACCTCATTGACCACTTTTTAAAAAGTCAACATATAGTTAACTACTTATAATCAGTTTTTTCGGAAAACAATACAAtttcaaacaaaaaaatattttaaaactaAATTAAAATGTCTATGTGATAAAATAAGATATCTTTTGGCAACTCTAAAATTATCCatacatataaataaataaagtttgCGGTATAATAACTCTTCCGCATTGAATAACCAACAATCCAACGGACTAAAAATCCTCCATGCTTTGAAGATGGCCCATGTCTTCCGGATGTCAAAAGAAGCTACCAGAACCTCCTCGTTTTCTTTTCCTCTGTTCTTTCCAGaaacctcttcttcttcctcctctctcTCCACCCTATAAATCCACCGTCACAATGCTCGATTCATCACACTGCAATCACAAAATATCGCGATTCTTATTGGTATCTTCCAACCTTGCTCCAATTTTGGGAAAACATCATTAACAAAGTTCGAAATGGATATCAGTCTGATGGGTTTCGACACGCCGTTCTTCCGCAACCTCCACCACATTCTTGAAGCCACCGACGACACCACCACCAACAACAAATCAAGCAATGCCGGACCTACTGGCGCTTATGTCCGTGACGCCAGAGCAATGGCTGCAACTCCGGCTGATGTGAAGGAGTATCCCAACTCTTACGTCTTCATCGTCGACATGCCTGGTCTGAAGTCCGAAGATATCAAGGTCCAGGTGGAGGAAGACAACGTGTTGGTGATAAGTGGAGAGAGAAAAAGGGAACACGATCAGGAAGAGAAGGAACGAGTTAAGTACGTGAGAATGGAGAGGAGGATTGGTAAGTTTATGAGGAAGTTTGCGTTGCCGGAAAATGCCAATTTGGAGAAGATATCGGCGATTTGTCAAGATGGAGTGCTTACAGTGACGGTGGAGAAACTGCCACCTCCGGAGCCCAAGAAGCCGAAGACGATTCAGGTACAGGTTGCTTGAAGAACAgaa is part of the Lactuca sativa cultivar Salinas chromosome 7, Lsat_Salinas_v11, whole genome shotgun sequence genome and harbors:
- the LOC111883736 gene encoding 17.9 kDa class II heat shock protein, coding for MDISLMGFDTPFFRNLHHILEATDDTTTNNKSSNAGPTGAYVRDARAMAATPADVKEYPNSYVFIVDMPGLKSEDIKVQVEEDNVLVISGERKREHDQEEKERVKYVRMERRIGKFMRKFALPENANLEKISAICQDGVLTVTVEKLPPPEPKKPKTIQVQVA